A single genomic interval of Hevea brasiliensis isolate MT/VB/25A 57/8 chromosome 4, ASM3005281v1, whole genome shotgun sequence harbors:
- the LOC110636155 gene encoding probable plastidic glucose transporter 2 → MLKPLRTACGIFGMWGRQRETNSMYKRLSSRDYANIVDVEDNSALVQKDQDPEATNPPWRLSFPHVLVATISSFLFGYHLGVVNEPLESISLDLGFNGNTLAEGLVVSTCLGGALVGSLFSGWIADGVGRCRAFQLCALPMVIGASISATATTLAGMLFGRFLVGIGIGVGPPVASLYVTEVSPAFVRGTYGSFIQIATCLGLMGALFIGIPVREISGWWRICFWVSAIPAGILALAMGFCAESPHWLYKQGRSAEAEIEFEKLLGGAHVKFAMQELSKLDRGDDTDTMKLSELFYGRYFRVVFIGSTLFALQQLSGINAVFYFSSTVFKSAGVPSDQANVFVGIANLSGSIAAMLLMDKLGRKVLLLWSFFGMAVSMGFQVAGASSYILGSEALYLSVGGMLMFVFTFALGAGPVPGLLLPEIFPSRIRAKAMAICMSVHWVINFFVGLLFLHLLEQLGPQLLYTIFATFCMIAVVFVKRNVMETKGKSLQEIEIALLPPE, encoded by the exons ATGCTGAAGCCTCTTCGCACG GCTTGTGGCATTTTCGGCATGTGGGGAAGACAGCGTGAGACAAATTCGATGTACAAGCGTCTGTCGTCAAGAGATTATGCAAACATAGTTGATGTAGAAGATAATTCTG CCCTTGTACAGAAGGATCAGGATCCAGAAGCTACAAATCCTCCATGGAGGCTTTCTTTTCCACATGTACTGGTGGCAACCATTTCATCCTTCTTATTTGGCTACCATCTTGG TGTGGTAAATGAACCACTTGAAAGCATTTCATTGGATCTAGGATTCAATGGAAATACCTTGGCAGAAG GCCTGGTTGTTAGCACATGTCTGGGCGGTGCCTTAGTTGGATCCCTATTTAGTGGATGGATTGCTGATGGGGTCGGCCGCTGTCGGGCTTTTCAGTTGTGCGCTTTGCCCATGGTTATTGGTGCTTCTATAAG TGCAACAGCGACAACTTTGGCTGGTATGCTTTTTGGAAGGTTTTTAGTTGGGATAGGAATTGGTGTTGGCCCCCCTGTTGCATCTCTTTATGTGACAGAG GTTTCTCCTGCTTTTGTAAGGGGCACTTATGGAAGCTTCATCCAGATTGCAACCTGTCTTGGACTTATGGGGGCTCTGTTTATTGGAATCCCTGTCAGAGAAATTTCAGGCTG GTGGCGCATCTGTTTCTGGGTGTCTGCAATTCCTGCTGGAATACTTGCTCTTGCCATGGGGTTCTGTGCAGAGAGTCCACATTGGCTATACAAG CAAGGAAGAAGTGCTGAAGCAGAAATTGAATTTGAGAAACTTTTAGGTGGAGCACATGTCAAATTTGCAATGCAAGAGTTATCCAAATTAGATAGAGGggatgacacagacactatgaaGCTCTCTGAATTGTTTTATGGTCGCTATTTTAGAG TTGTTTTTATTGGATCAACCCTATTTGCTTTACAACAGCTATCTGGTATAAATGCTGTGTTTTATTTCTCTTCAACTGTGTTTAAAAGTGCTGGAGTACCATCAGACCAAGCAAACGTCTTTGTCGGAATTGCAAATCTATCAG GATCTATTGCTGCAATGTTGTTGATGGATAAACTAGGAAGGAAGGTGTTGCTTCTGTGGAGCTTCTTTGGAATG GCAGTATCCATGGGCTTTCAAGTTGCTGGAGCAAGTTCTTACATTTTAGGATCTGAAGCTTTATACCTGTCTGTTGGTGGCATGCTTAT GTTTGTCTTCACATTTGCTTTAGGAGCTGGTCCAGTTCCAGGTCTCCTTCTGCCAGAGATATTCCCCAGTCGAATCAGGGCAAAAGCTATGGCAATCTGTATGTCAGTGCACTGG GTGATCAATTTCTTTGTGGGCTTGCTATTTTTGCATTTGCTGGAGCAACTCGGACCACAGCTCTTGTACACTATATTTGCCACATTTTGCATGATTGCAGTGGTTTTTGTGAAAAGGAATGTTATGGAAACGAAAGGAAAATCACTTCAAGAGATCGAGATAGCTCTTCTCCCCCCAGAATAG
- the LOC110636154 gene encoding cyclin-dependent kinase F-1, which yields MDHPPPSSHSKSWSIHTRPEIIAKYEIQERVGSGAYSDVYKARRLSDNLIVALKEIHDYQSAFREIEALQILQNCPNIIIMHEYFWREDEDAVLVLEFLRTDLAAVIKEGKKNGGAGVSVGEVKRWMVQILCGVDACHRNMIVHRDLKPGNLLISDDGFLKLADFGQARMLMEPEFVATDENPQPYGQNPVDQEQVVQPTVTVPQMDNCSQEAQGNQDQGVTRRDESFREISEFKAHDYLEETSIQDGDTSCLATGTASDIGDDILKGSYYYEVEEGGGDRHGLLTSCVGTRWFRAPELLYGSTDYGLEVDLWSLGCIFAELLTLEPLFPGTSDIDQLGRIINVLGNLTEEVWPGCLKLPDYGTISFAKIEKPISLEACLPNRSLDEISLVKKLVCYDPANRATAMELLHDEYFGKEPLPVPISELHVPLTNGGQDEDFPGGWYDYNDRESDSDFDDFGPMNVTTTSTGFSLQFS from the exons ATGGACCACCCACCGCCATCATCCCACTCCAAGAGCTGGAGCATACACACCCGACCCGAAATCATCGCCAAGTACGAAATCCAAGAGCGAGTTGGCTCCGGCGCTTACTCCGACGTATACAAGGCCCGCCGCCTCTCTGACAACCTCATCGTTGCCCTTAAAGAAATCCACGACTACCAGTCCGCCTTCCGCGAAATCGAGGCGTTACAAATCCTCCAAAACTGCCCCAACATCATTATTATGCACGAGTACTTTTGGCGGGAGGATGAGGACGCCGTGTTGGTGTTGGAGTTCTTGAGGACGGATTTGGCGGCGGTGATTAAGGAGGGGAAGAAGAATGGAGGGGCTGGGGTTAGTGTTGGGGAGGTGAAGAGGTGGATGGTGCAGATATTATGTGGAGTGGACGCTTGCCACAGAAATATGATCGTGCATCGGGATTTGAAACCGGGTAATTTGTTGATTTCTGATGATGGGTTTCTCAAGTTGGCTGATTTTGGCCAG GCAAGGATGCTCATGGAGCCTGAGTTTGTTGCTACTGATGAGAACCCTCAGCCATATGGACAGAACCCTGTAGACCAGGAACAAGTTGTTCAACCAACTGTGACTGTTCCTCAGATGGATAACTGTTCCCAAGAAGCACAGGGAAACCAGGATCAAGGTGTCACAAGGAGAGATGAATCATTTAGAGAGATCAGTGAATTCAAGGCTCATGATTACTTGGAGGAAACAAGTATTCAGGATGGGGATACATCTTGTCTTGCAACAGGCACAGCAAGCGATATAGGAGATGATATTTTGAAGGGTTCTTATTATTATGAGGTTGAGGAAGGTGGGGGTGATAGGCATGGCTTACTCACTTCATGTGTTGGAACTCGCTGGTTCAGGGCTCCTGAACTGCTCTATGGGTCCACAGACTATGGACTGGAGGTTGACCTGTGGTCACTGGGCTGCATTTTTGCTGAGCTTTTAACCCTTGAGCCCCTTTTCCCAGGGACATCCGATATAGATCAACTCGGCAGAATTATTAATGTTTTGGGCAATTTAACGGAGGAAGTGTGGCCAGGCTGTTTAAAACTTCCTGATTATGGAACAATTTCTTTTGCTAAGATTGAAAAGCCCATTAGTTTAGAAGCCTGTCTCCCCAATCGTTCCCTAGATGAAATCTCTCTAGTCAAGAAGCTGGTTTGTTATGACCCAGCTAACAGAGCTACAGCAATGGAACTGCTTCATGATGAGTACTTCGGCAAGGAGCCTCTACCAGTTCCCATATCTGAGCTTCATGTACCTTTGACGAATGGTGGGCAAGATGAGGATTTTCCTGGTGGATGGTATGACTACAATGATAGGGAATCAGATTCTGATTTTGATGACTTTGGCCCTATGAATGTCACAACCACCAGTACTGGTTTTTCCCTACAGTTTTCCTGA
- the LOC110636150 gene encoding uncharacterized protein LOC110636150 isoform X2 translates to MCVDGGYRIHAGSSSPVRCRDHQYSYDFDHSGGPPRGREFGGRRDPGRFRDSSPPYARGRVGGRPPGRGFEGPGFGPGSFREEGVSRNNPNVRPREGDWICFDPLCGNLNFARREYCNNCKRPRYGPGGSLGRGYPGPLTPRRFSGPPLDISPGRIMNGYRSPPHGWARDGPRDFGPGGPPPPRHGARFSDHDMRRVQPDYPDDDYRGRNEFDRAMLVDWGQRDRGRDNFLNERKGFERRLPSPPLLPPPVLPQRGRWGQDVRERSRSPIRVGPPAKEYRRDMYMDRGWDDRRGMGRDRMGDGF, encoded by the exons ATGTGTGTGGATGGAG GATATAGAATACATGCAGGTTCCAGTTCTCCTGTGCGCTGTAGGGATCACCAATACAGTTATGATTTTGATCATTCAGGGGGTCCACCTAGAGGTCGTGAATTTGGTGGGAGGAGAGATCCTGGTAGATTTCGTGACTCTTCACCCCCTTATGCTCGAGGAAGAGTTGGTGGCAGACCACCTGGTAGAGGTTTTGAGGGCCCTGGATTTGGCCCTGGCTCTTTTAGAGAAGAGGGTGTCAGTAGGAATAATCCCAATGTACGCCCAAGAGAAGGAGATTGGATTTGCTTTGATCCTCT ATGTGGCAACCTGAACTTTGCAAGGAGAGAGTATTGTAACAACTGTAAGAGGCCTCGGTATGGACCTGGGGGAAGTCTTGGGAGGGGCTATCCCGGCCCTCTAACTCCTAGACGCTTCTCTGGTCCTCCATTGGATATTTCGCCAGGCAGGATCATGAATGGGTATAGGTCTCCTCCTCATGGCTGGGCCAGAGATGGCCCAAGAGATTTTGGGCCTGGTGGTCCTCCACCTCCTAGACATGGAGCCAGGTTTTCTGATCATGACATGCGGAGAGTTCAGCCTGATTATCCTGATGATGACTACAGAGGGAGGAACGAATTTGATAGGGCAATGCTAGTGGACTGGGGTCAGAGAGACCGAGGAAGGGATAACTTTTTGAATGAGAGGAAAGGGTTTGAGAGGCGGTTGCCCTCTCCACCGCTACTTCCACCACCAGTTCTTCCTCAACGAGGCCGATGGGGGCAGGATGTGAGAGAGAGGAGCAGATCCCCAATCAGGGTTGGCCCACCAGCAAAAGAATATCGTCGGGACATGTACATGGATCGAGGGTGGGATGATCGGCGTGGTATGGGAAGAGATAGGATGGGAGATGGGTTTTAG
- the LOC110636134 gene encoding peroxiredoxin-2, whose translation MAPVAVGDTLPDGTLAHFDEQDQLQQVSIHSLAAGKKVVIVGVPGAFTPTCSLKHVPGFIERAEELKSKGVAEILCISVNDPFVMKAWAKTYPENKHVKFLADGSATYTHALGLELDLNDKGLGTRSRRFALLVDDLKVKAANLEQGGEFTVSSVDEILKAL comes from the exons ATGGCTCCAGTTGCCGTTGGAGATACTCTACCGGATGGAACACTTGCTCACTTCGACGAGCAAGATCAGCTCCAGCAGGTGTCCATCCACTCCCTCGCCGCCGGTAAAAAAGTTGTAATCGTTGGTGTTCCCGGTGCGTTTACCCCTACCTGCAG CTTGAAGCATGTACCTGGGTTTATTGAGAGAGCAGAGGAGCTGAAATCGAAGGGAGTTGCAGAAATTCTGTGCATTAGCG TTAACGACCCTTTTGTAATGAAAGCATGGGCAAAAACTTACCCTGAAAACAAGCACGTCAAATTCCTGGCTGATGGCTCTGCAACATATACACATGCCCTTGGCCTTGAGCTTGACCTGAATGACAAAGGACTTGGCACTCGATCTAGGAGGTTTGCTCTCTTGGTTGATGATCTCAAGGTGAAGGCTGCAAATCTTGAACAGGGTGGAGAGTTCACCGTTTCCAGTGTTGATGAAATCCTGAAGGCACTTTAA
- the LOC110636150 gene encoding uncharacterized protein LOC110636150 isoform X1 has product MTYRHQPLLSSLVVRPSVSDGGDGGGGGHAAGSDYEPGEVRREPPPYSRPDQYSGDHGYRIHAGSSSPVRCRDHQYSYDFDHSGGPPRGREFGGRRDPGRFRDSSPPYARGRVGGRPPGRGFEGPGFGPGSFREEGVSRNNPNVRPREGDWICFDPLCGNLNFARREYCNNCKRPRYGPGGSLGRGYPGPLTPRRFSGPPLDISPGRIMNGYRSPPHGWARDGPRDFGPGGPPPPRHGARFSDHDMRRVQPDYPDDDYRGRNEFDRAMLVDWGQRDRGRDNFLNERKGFERRLPSPPLLPPPVLPQRGRWGQDVRERSRSPIRVGPPAKEYRRDMYMDRGWDDRRGMGRDRMGDGF; this is encoded by the exons ATGACATATCGTCACCAGCCCCTCCTTAGCAGCCTCGTCGTACGCCCTTCTGTCAGCGACGGCGGAGACGGTGGCGGGGGAGGTCACGCTGCTGGTAGTGACTACGAGCCTGGCGAGGTCCGTCGGGAGCCTCCCCCTTATTCTCGTCCTGATCAATACTCTGGCGATCATG GATATAGAATACATGCAGGTTCCAGTTCTCCTGTGCGCTGTAGGGATCACCAATACAGTTATGATTTTGATCATTCAGGGGGTCCACCTAGAGGTCGTGAATTTGGTGGGAGGAGAGATCCTGGTAGATTTCGTGACTCTTCACCCCCTTATGCTCGAGGAAGAGTTGGTGGCAGACCACCTGGTAGAGGTTTTGAGGGCCCTGGATTTGGCCCTGGCTCTTTTAGAGAAGAGGGTGTCAGTAGGAATAATCCCAATGTACGCCCAAGAGAAGGAGATTGGATTTGCTTTGATCCTCT ATGTGGCAACCTGAACTTTGCAAGGAGAGAGTATTGTAACAACTGTAAGAGGCCTCGGTATGGACCTGGGGGAAGTCTTGGGAGGGGCTATCCCGGCCCTCTAACTCCTAGACGCTTCTCTGGTCCTCCATTGGATATTTCGCCAGGCAGGATCATGAATGGGTATAGGTCTCCTCCTCATGGCTGGGCCAGAGATGGCCCAAGAGATTTTGGGCCTGGTGGTCCTCCACCTCCTAGACATGGAGCCAGGTTTTCTGATCATGACATGCGGAGAGTTCAGCCTGATTATCCTGATGATGACTACAGAGGGAGGAACGAATTTGATAGGGCAATGCTAGTGGACTGGGGTCAGAGAGACCGAGGAAGGGATAACTTTTTGAATGAGAGGAAAGGGTTTGAGAGGCGGTTGCCCTCTCCACCGCTACTTCCACCACCAGTTCTTCCTCAACGAGGCCGATGGGGGCAGGATGTGAGAGAGAGGAGCAGATCCCCAATCAGGGTTGGCCCACCAGCAAAAGAATATCGTCGGGACATGTACATGGATCGAGGGTGGGATGATCGGCGTGGTATGGGAAGAGATAGGATGGGAGATGGGTTTTAG
- the LOC110636137 gene encoding rac-like GTP-binding protein ARAC7 encodes MSASKFIKCVTVGDGAVGKTCMLICYTSNKFPTDYIPTVFDNFSANVAVDGNIVNLGLWDTAGQEDYSRLRPLSYRGADIFVLAFSLISRASYENVLKKWMPELRRFAPNVPIVLVGTKLDLREDRGYLADHMNSNVITSAQGEELRKQIGAAAYIECSSKTQQNVKAVFDTAIKVVLQPPRRKEMARKKRRRSSGRAIASIMCGGCVA; translated from the exons ATGAGTGCTTCAAAGTTCATTAAATGTGTTACAGTTGGGGATGGAGCTGTTGGCAAGACCTGTATGCTTATTTGTTATACCAGCAACAAGTTCCCAACT GATTATATACCCACAGTATTTGACAATTTCAGTGCTAATGTGGCTGTGGATGGGAACATTGTCAATTTGGGACTATGGGATACTGCAG GGCAGGAGGATTATAGCAGATTGAGGCCACTGAGTTACAGAGGCGCAGATATTTTTGTTTTGGCTTTCTCATTAATTAGTAGGGCAAGTTATGAAAATGTTCTTAAGAAG TGGATGCCTGAACTGCGTCGGTTTGCGCCAAATGTCCCAATTGTTCTTGTTGGCACAAAATTAG ATCTTCGCGAAGACAGGGGATATCTAGCCGATCATATGAATTCTAATGTCATAACATCTGCACAA GGAGAGGAGCTGAGGAAACAGATTGGTGCAGCAGCATATATCGAGTGTAGCTCTAAGACTCAGCAG AATGTCAAAGCTGTTTTTGATACTGCAATCAAGGTTGTTCTTCAACCTCCAAGGAGGAAGGAGATGGCAAGGAAGAAAAGGCGCCGCAGTTCTGGCCGTGCAATTGC GAGCATAATGTGTGGAGGTTGTGTTGCTTAG